Below is a window of Abyssisolibacter fermentans DNA.
ACTGTTCAAAACAAAGAAAGTGAAGAAAACTCAAATGATCTAGATGATAAGAGACTAAAAATTGCCTTAATACAAAGAAATGATTATCCTGATTTGAATAAATGGGCATTACCAGGTGGTTTTGTAAAAAAAGGAAAAGAAACAACTCATCAAGCAGCTTTGAGAAAATTAGATGAAGAAATATCTTTAAAGAACATATATTTAGAACAATTATATACATGGGATGATTTAAGTAGAGACCCTAGAGAACATATATTATCAGTTTCATATATGACTTTAGTTAATAATGAAGAGACAATAATCAAAGCTGGGAGTGATGCTAAAGATGCAAGATGGTTTGAGGTTAATAAAAACTTTAAACAATTAAATAAAATATTAACAGATAATGGCTACATAAAGGAGGAAATATATGAAATAATACTCACAAATAATGATATAAAAATAAAGGGTAAAATTAAAGAGATAGTTACTGTTGAAGGTAGAGTAAGAAAAAAAAGAGTAGAAATAATTGAAGATGAGAATATAGCATTTGATCACATAAAAATAATAAATTATGCACTAGAAAGATTAAAAAATAAAGTAGATTATACTGATATAATGTTCAATTTACTACCTCAATATTTTACTATTGCCGAGGCTCATACTACATATAAGCTATTGACAGGAAAAGAATATACAAATCAAAATTTTAGGAAAAAATTTAAAAGTATGTGGGTAGAAACAGATAGAAAATCAAAAAAATACAGTCCAAAGCCTGCTAGATTGTACAAACTAAATATTAATTGGGATGAAGATAGATAAGGAGTCTTGTTTATGTATGATAAAATAAATCAAAAATCTAATGAATTAATAGAATTTA
It encodes the following:
- a CDS encoding NUDIX hydrolase; this encodes MKKGDKVKNNQNDLYVKTEEEYLANYNSKSFNDSKFSVTCDILIFTVQNKESEENSNDLDDKRLKIALIQRNDYPDLNKWALPGGFVKKGKETTHQAALRKLDEEISLKNIYLEQLYTWDDLSRDPREHILSVSYMTLVNNEETIIKAGSDAKDARWFEVNKNFKQLNKILTDNGYIKEEIYEIILTNNDIKIKGKIKEIVTVEGRVRKKRVEIIEDENIAFDHIKIINYALERLKNKVDYTDIMFNLLPQYFTIAEAHTTYKLLTGKEYTNQNFRKKFKSMWVETDRKSKKYSPKPARLYKLNINWDEDR